One genomic region from Nostoc sphaeroides encodes:
- a CDS encoding ATP-binding sensor histidine kinase, with product MVSTLVNIPGYQVSEELYNGSRTLVYRGYRETDSLPVVIKLLKNLYPSFSELLSFRNQYTIAKNINSPLIVQTYSLEPYQNGYALVMEDFGGISLKEWGDAINRTREWGVGGSVESLMEFLQIAIALCNTLNILYRERIIHKDIKPANILINPETKEVKLIDFSIASLLPRETQTLINPNVLEGTLAYISPEQTGRMNRGIDYRTDFYSLGVTFYELLTGKLPFQSNDPMELVHYHIAKASSLAHEIKPEIPSVLSEVVKKLMEKNAESRYQSALGLKFDLENCLHQLQVTGSIESFEIASRDVCDRFIIPDKLYGRETDVSTLLQAFERVSLGATEMMLVAGFSGIGKTAVVNEVHKPIVRQRGYFIKGKYDQFQRNIPFSAFVQAFRDLMAQLLTESDAQIQQWKSNILEAVGENAQVIIEVIPELSRIIGIQPAVPELSGTAAQNRFNSIFQKFISVFTTQKHPLVMFLDDLQWADSASLKLVELLMGEGSGYLLLIGAYRDNEVSPIHPLMMTLKEMHKLGVVINSITLQVLSENTLNRLVADTLNCIHDLATPLTQLIYQKTQGNPFFSTQFLKALYEDNLIVFNPDLGCWQCDITLVKQAALTDDVVEFMAQQLQKLPFSTQGILKLAACIGNQFNLMTLAAVSQQSENETAAALWKALQEALVLPESEIYKFYIADKEAIYQQEMSHVVNYKFSHDRIQQAAYSLIIDEDKQATHLQIGRLLLSNTSDGEQTDKLFDIANQLNMGISLIADDVEKIKVAQINLSAAEKARRATAYSAAFSYAEKGMSLLDDNSWQRQYNITLGLHNIAADTAFLMGRFAEVTQLMQVVKLNSQTVVDNLAVYEAQIQAYSAQKNYQKSIDTGLEFLQLLGIKLPSQPSKLQVLAELIKTKVLLRGNSLEKLLQLPVMTNPETIVVLRMSNLISYPAYFCSQPLMALLAFLGVQKSLQQGNSIWSSSFYTIYSIILSNLQELEASYQMGQFSLKLLNKLPNLYIEGKIKVSIAIFSQMWQQPLSNSLHLIQEGKQAALNCGDFAFGGLGYFSEINVGFFLGKPLTELLPISELYHQALTTEIPDEVSLQQISILRQVMLNLTEASPQPHILVGTECDETQLIPHFQASNDAVFLSIIYCFKVLVAYLFSNISVALDAADASLPYEQELIAVCGIISAWFYDALTRLAAYPNSSPQRKKQLLKRVTKIQHNLERRAKLVPTDIKHKCDLIRAERDRILGNKLQAQEYYDLAISGAKQNGYIQEEALANELAAKFYLECGKEKIAQVYMQEAYYCYARWGAKAKVTDLEKRYPQLLQFLLKQQKLNLNLNPLETIGFGGTFSSTYTNTTVGTNISDVLDFTSALKAAIAISSSLELDTLIASLTRIILENSGARKAVLLLPQENIWQVRAITFIDHEKIQTSLSPESLDNCQDIPVNIIHYVKNTQQTVVIDNCKTDIPGLIGEYMLSHQPQSVFCTPIINQGHLVGILYLENQRIQGVFNSDGSANAKGERLSIINLLSSQAAVSLENARLYQQAGIALQDLQQAQLQIVQSEKMSALGNLVAGVAHEMNNPLGFISASLQQVKPSLADIVKHFKLYEESFPNPGDEIIAHAEEIDLDYTLEDLPKIIDSMVMACDRLENISTSLRTFSRADKDYKVPFNIHEGLDSTILILKHRLKANKQHPVIEVVTNYGDLPQIQCFPGQLNQVFMNLLANAIDALEESNHGRRFEEIKANPNCITITTSVENESVKIAIADNGNGMNEEVKSKIFDHLFTTKAVGKGTGLGLAIACQIVEETHGGKLSFNSVLGQGTEFIIEIPV from the coding sequence ATGGTTAGCACCCTTGTGAATATTCCCGGATATCAAGTCAGCGAAGAACTCTACAATGGTTCCAGAACGCTGGTTTATCGAGGGTATCGAGAAACTGACTCATTACCAGTAGTGATTAAACTACTGAAAAATCTTTATCCGAGTTTTAGTGAACTCTTGTCGTTTCGCAATCAGTATACCATTGCTAAAAATATTAACTCACCTCTGATTGTCCAAACCTACAGCCTGGAACCTTACCAAAATGGCTATGCGCTGGTGATGGAAGATTTTGGAGGGATTTCTCTAAAGGAGTGGGGAGACGCGATTAATCGCACTAGGGAGTGGGGAGTGGGGGGAAGCGTAGAATCTTTGATGGAGTTTTTACAAATTGCGATCGCACTATGCAATACCTTAAATATATTGTATCGAGAGCGGATTATTCATAAAGATATTAAACCCGCCAATATTTTAATTAATCCCGAAACAAAAGAAGTTAAATTAATTGACTTTAGTATTGCATCTCTGCTACCACGAGAAACCCAAACACTAATTAATCCCAATGTTTTAGAAGGGACACTTGCTTATATTTCTCCAGAACAAACAGGCAGAATGAATCGGGGGATTGACTACCGAACTGATTTTTATTCTTTAGGCGTGACATTCTACGAATTACTAACAGGAAAGTTACCATTTCAATCAAACGATCCAATGGAGTTAGTACATTATCATATTGCGAAAGCATCGTCCTTAGCCCATGAAATTAAGCCAGAAATTCCATCTGTACTATCAGAAGTCGTCAAAAAGTTAATGGAGAAAAATGCTGAATCCAGATATCAGAGTGCGTTGGGACTGAAATTTGATTTAGAAAATTGCTTACATCAGCTACAAGTTACGGGTTCGATTGAGAGTTTTGAAATTGCGAGTAGGGATGTGTGCGATCGCTTCATCATCCCCGACAAACTCTATGGACGAGAAACCGATGTATCAACTCTACTCCAAGCATTTGAAAGAGTCAGCCTTGGTGCAACAGAAATGATGCTGGTAGCAGGTTTTTCTGGCATTGGTAAAACCGCAGTTGTTAACGAAGTTCATAAACCGATTGTGCGGCAACGCGGTTATTTTATCAAAGGTAAATATGACCAATTTCAACGGAATATTCCCTTCAGTGCATTTGTGCAAGCTTTCCGGGATTTAATGGCGCAATTGCTCACAGAAAGTGATGCTCAAATCCAGCAATGGAAAAGCAATATATTAGAGGCTGTGGGGGAAAATGCACAAGTAATTATTGAAGTCATCCCCGAATTATCTAGAATTATTGGTATCCAACCAGCAGTACCAGAATTATCAGGAACTGCTGCCCAAAATAGATTTAATTCAATATTTCAGAAATTTATTAGCGTTTTTACAACTCAAAAACATCCCTTAGTGATGTTTTTGGATGATTTACAGTGGGCTGATTCGGCTTCTTTAAAACTGGTTGAATTATTGATGGGTGAGGGTAGCGGATATTTATTATTAATCGGTGCTTACCGGGATAATGAAGTGTCTCCAATACATCCTTTGATGATGACTTTAAAGGAGATGCATAAACTTGGTGTAGTTATTAATAGTATTACATTGCAAGTTCTTAGTGAAAATACTTTAAATCGACTGGTTGCAGATACTTTAAATTGCATACACGATCTAGCCACACCTTTGACGCAGTTAATATATCAAAAAACTCAAGGAAACCCATTTTTTAGTACACAGTTCCTCAAGGCTTTGTATGAAGATAATTTGATTGTATTCAACCCTGATCTTGGATGCTGGCAGTGCGATATCACCCTAGTTAAACAAGCTGCATTGACTGATGATGTGGTAGAATTTATGGCACAACAGTTACAAAAGCTGCCTTTTTCAACCCAAGGGATTTTAAAGTTAGCGGCATGTATTGGCAATCAATTTAATTTGATGACCTTAGCAGCTGTTTCTCAACAGTCAGAAAATGAAACTGCTGCCGCACTTTGGAAAGCTTTGCAGGAAGCTTTGGTTTTACCGGAAAGTGAAATTTATAAGTTTTATATTGCCGATAAAGAAGCAATTTATCAACAAGAAATGTCCCATGTTGTTAATTACAAATTCTCCCATGACCGTATTCAGCAAGCTGCTTATTCATTGATTATTGATGAAGATAAACAAGCAACTCATTTACAGATTGGACGTTTATTATTATCCAATACTTCAGATGGCGAACAAACAGATAAATTATTTGATATCGCCAATCAATTGAATATGGGAATTTCCCTGATCGCCGATGATGTTGAGAAAATTAAAGTTGCCCAAATTAATCTCAGTGCTGCTGAGAAAGCGAGAAGAGCAACGGCATATTCTGCGGCTTTTAGTTATGCAGAAAAAGGGATGAGTTTGTTAGATGATAATAGTTGGCAACGGCAATATAATATTACTCTTGGTTTGCATAATATTGCCGCAGATACAGCATTTCTGATGGGTAGGTTTGCAGAAGTTACTCAATTGATGCAGGTAGTAAAACTTAATTCCCAAACAGTAGTAGATAACCTTGCTGTTTATGAGGCTCAAATTCAAGCTTATAGTGCCCAGAAGAATTATCAAAAGTCGATTGATACGGGTTTAGAATTTCTCCAATTGTTAGGGATTAAATTACCATCGCAGCCAAGTAAATTACAAGTGTTGGCAGAATTAATCAAAACTAAGGTTTTATTGCGTGGTAATTCCTTAGAAAAACTGTTGCAATTACCTGTGATGACAAATCCAGAAACTATTGTCGTACTGCGAATGAGCAATTTAATTTCCTATCCAGCATATTTCTGTTCGCAGCCATTAATGGCACTATTGGCATTTCTGGGTGTCCAAAAATCCCTTCAACAGGGTAATTCTATCTGGTCATCTAGTTTTTATACAATCTATAGCATTATTTTATCAAATTTGCAGGAATTAGAAGCAAGTTATCAAATGGGGCAATTTTCCCTCAAGTTACTAAATAAATTACCAAACCTCTACATTGAAGGAAAAATAAAAGTAAGCATAGCAATCTTCAGCCAAATGTGGCAACAACCACTCAGCAACAGCTTACACTTGATTCAAGAAGGCAAACAGGCAGCCTTGAATTGTGGAGATTTTGCTTTCGGAGGTCTGGGATACTTCAGTGAAATTAATGTAGGCTTCTTCTTAGGAAAGCCACTCACTGAGTTGTTACCAATTTCTGAACTCTACCATCAAGCATTGACAACGGAAATACCAGATGAAGTGAGTCTACAACAAATTAGTATACTGCGGCAGGTAATGCTAAATCTGACGGAGGCATCCCCCCAACCCCATATATTAGTTGGCACAGAGTGCGATGAAACACAGCTAATTCCCCACTTTCAAGCCAGTAATGATGCTGTCTTTCTTTCTATTATTTATTGCTTCAAAGTACTTGTTGCATACTTGTTTAGTAATATCTCAGTAGCACTTGATGCAGCAGATGCTTCCCTTCCCTACGAACAAGAATTAATTGCCGTCTGTGGTATTATATCTGCTTGGTTTTATGATGCCTTAACGCGATTGGCTGCTTATCCTAACTCCTCACCTCAACGAAAAAAGCAGCTACTCAAACGAGTTACCAAAATTCAGCACAACCTAGAACGACGGGCAAAATTAGTTCCTACCGACATTAAACACAAATGCGATTTAATTAGAGCAGAACGCGATCGCATTCTCGGCAATAAACTTCAAGCACAAGAATATTACGACTTGGCAATATCAGGGGCAAAACAAAACGGCTATATTCAAGAAGAAGCTTTAGCAAACGAACTCGCGGCTAAATTTTACCTCGAATGCGGTAAAGAAAAAATCGCTCAAGTCTATATGCAAGAAGCATACTACTGTTATGCCCGTTGGGGAGCAAAAGCCAAAGTTACCGACTTAGAAAAACGCTATCCCCAACTACTCCAATTTCTCCTGAAACAACAAAAACTTAATCTCAATCTCAATCCCCTAGAAACTATTGGCTTTGGTGGGACTTTCTCATCTACTTACACGAATACTACTGTCGGCACCAATATTTCCGACGTTTTAGATTTTACCTCTGCCCTGAAAGCAGCTATTGCTATTTCCAGTTCTCTGGAATTAGATACACTCATCGCCAGTCTCACCCGGATTATCTTAGAAAACTCTGGCGCGAGAAAAGCTGTACTGCTGCTTCCCCAAGAAAATATTTGGCAAGTACGAGCAATTACTTTTATTGATCATGAGAAAATACAAACGAGCCTCAGCCCAGAATCACTAGACAATTGTCAAGATATTCCTGTAAATATTATCCATTACGTCAAAAATACCCAACAAACAGTGGTTATAGACAATTGCAAAACAGATATTCCTGGTTTAATTGGGGAATATATGTTGTCACATCAACCCCAAAGTGTATTTTGTACTCCGATTATTAATCAAGGGCATTTGGTGGGGATTCTCTATTTAGAAAATCAAAGGATTCAAGGGGTATTTAACAGCGATGGCTCCGCCAACGCCAAGGGCGAACGCCTCAGTATAATTAACTTACTTTCTTCCCAAGCAGCAGTATCCCTAGAAAATGCTCGACTGTATCAACAAGCAGGAATTGCATTACAAGATTTACAACAAGCCCAATTACAAATTGTCCAAAGTGAGAAAATGTCTGCATTGGGTAACTTAGTTGCTGGGGTAGCCCATGAAATGAATAATCCTTTGGGCTTTATTTCTGCCAGCCTTCAACAAGTTAAACCCAGCCTTGCGGATATTGTTAAACACTTCAAACTCTATGAAGAAAGTTTCCCCAATCCAGGTGATGAAATTATCGCTCATGCCGAAGAAATTGACTTGGATTATACCTTAGAAGACTTGCCCAAGATAATTGATTCAATGGTGATGGCGTGCGATCGCCTGGAAAATATCAGCACTAGTTTAAGAACTTTTTCCCGCGCTGATAAAGATTATAAAGTGCCGTTTAATATCCACGAAGGTCTTGACAGCACAATTCTCATCCTCAAACATCGCCTCAAGGCAAATAAACAACATCCTGTTATTGAAGTTGTCACTAACTATGGTGATTTACCTCAAATTCAATGCTTCCCTGGTCAATTAAATCAGGTCTTTATGAATCTTCTAGCGAATGCCATTGATGCGTTAGAAGAATCTAATCATGGACGCAGATTTGAGGAGATTAAAGCCAATCCTAACTGCATTACAATTACAACCTCAGTCGAAAATGAAAGCGTTAAAATCGCCATTGCTGATAATGGTAATGGGATGAATGAAGAAGTAAAATCAAAAATATTTGACCATTTATTTACTACTAAAGCTGTTGGTAAAGGTACAGGCTTGGGGTTGGCGATCGCTTGTCAAATAGTTGAAGAAACCCACGGCGGCAAATTGAGTTTTAACTCAGTTCTGGGTCAGGGTACAGAATTTATTATAGAAATTCCGGTATGA
- a CDS encoding aspartoacylase: MSQIERVAIVGGNHGNELTGVHLVKKFQQYPNLINRTSFETLALLGNLKAIEEGKRYIDKDLNRCFTNQGLQNSQLSSYEDTRAKAIQQILQPQNQPFVDVIVDLHSTTANMGLSLIFCDMHPFLLRLGAYLSSINPMVKVFVNQQSREGGFLRSLCELGFVIEVGPVAQNILNAELFQQTEQLIYGILDYFEGCNQGNIPQKNSTLTLYQYIKTIDYPRSDDYGGLHLRREIQAMIHPNLQFRDYEPLNPGDPMFLTFEGKDIFYEGESTVYPIFINEAAYYEKGIAMHLSQKQQKIV, translated from the coding sequence ATGAGTCAGATTGAACGAGTTGCGATCGTTGGAGGAAACCACGGTAATGAGTTAACAGGAGTACATCTTGTCAAAAAGTTTCAGCAGTATCCAAATTTAATCAACAGAACAAGTTTTGAAACTCTGGCATTACTTGGCAATCTCAAAGCTATTGAAGAAGGTAAACGATACATTGATAAGGATTTAAATCGTTGCTTCACTAATCAAGGCTTACAAAATTCTCAACTCTCAAGTTATGAAGATACGCGGGCAAAAGCAATTCAACAGATATTGCAACCGCAAAATCAGCCCTTTGTAGATGTAATTGTTGATTTGCACAGCACAACTGCCAACATGGGATTAAGTCTAATTTTTTGTGATATGCATCCTTTTTTACTTCGGTTAGGCGCTTATTTAAGTTCTATAAATCCGATGGTAAAGGTTTTTGTTAATCAACAATCTAGAGAAGGTGGTTTTCTCCGTTCTTTGTGCGAATTGGGTTTTGTTATAGAAGTTGGCCCTGTGGCTCAGAATATTTTAAACGCTGAATTATTTCAGCAAACAGAGCAGCTTATCTATGGAATTTTAGACTATTTTGAAGGTTGCAACCAAGGCAATATTCCGCAGAAAAACAGCACGCTTACACTCTATCAATACATTAAAACTATCGATTATCCGAGAAGCGATGACTACGGTGGGCTGCACCTACGCCGGGAGATTCAAGCTATGATTCACCCTAACCTTCAGTTTAGGGATTATGAACCTTTGAATCCAGGCGATCCGATGTTTCTGACTTTTGAAGGAAAAGACATTTTCTATGAGGGAGAGTCTACTGTTTATCCTATTTTTATTAATGAAGCAGCTTACTACGAGAAAGGAATTGCAATGCATCTAAGTCAAAAACAACAAAAGATAGTTTAA
- a CDS encoding AGE family epimerase/isomerase, with the protein MEYNFQAIAELYKNALLNDVLPFWEKYSLDWQQGGYFTCLDREGKIYDTDKFIWLQNRQVWTFSMLYNQLEKRENWLKVASNGANFLAQHGRDSDGNWYFALTSEGKPLVEPYNIFSDCFAAMAFSKYALAGGEEWAKDVAMQAYNNVLRRKDNPKGKYNKTYPGTRPMKSLAVPMILANLTLEMEWLLPKETLENVLAETVREVMTDFLDQERGLMYENVTPDGSHIDCFEGRLINPGHGIEAMWFIMDIACRQNDTKTINQAVDVVLNILNFAWDSEYGGLYYFMDADGHPPQELEWDQKLWWVHLESLVALAMGYRLSGREECWEWYEKMHDYTWSHFADSEYGEWFGYLNRRGEVLLNLKGGKWKGCFHVPRALYLCWQQFESLQRLRQ; encoded by the coding sequence ATGGAGTATAATTTTCAAGCAATCGCTGAACTTTACAAAAACGCTCTCCTCAACGACGTACTCCCATTTTGGGAAAAATATTCTCTCGATTGGCAGCAAGGCGGCTATTTTACCTGCCTCGATCGCGAAGGCAAAATTTATGATACAGACAAATTCATCTGGCTACAAAATCGCCAGGTGTGGACTTTTTCGATGCTTTACAATCAGCTAGAAAAACGCGAAAACTGGTTAAAAGTTGCTAGCAACGGCGCTAATTTTCTCGCCCAACATGGCAGAGATAGCGATGGTAACTGGTACTTTGCCCTCACCAGCGAAGGAAAACCACTGGTTGAGCCTTACAATATCTTTTCTGACTGCTTTGCAGCAATGGCATTTAGTAAATATGCACTCGCTGGCGGCGAAGAATGGGCAAAGGATGTGGCAATGCAGGCTTACAACAACGTATTACGCCGCAAGGATAACCCCAAGGGCAAATATAATAAAACCTATCCCGGTACACGCCCGATGAAATCATTGGCTGTACCAATGATTTTAGCCAACCTGACTCTAGAAATGGAATGGTTGCTGCCAAAGGAAACACTAGAGAATGTCTTAGCTGAGACAGTCCGCGAAGTGATGACCGATTTTCTTGACCAAGAACGGGGATTAATGTACGAAAACGTTACCCCTGACGGTTCTCACATAGATTGTTTTGAGGGACGGCTGATTAACCCCGGTCATGGTATCGAAGCGATGTGGTTCATCATGGATATCGCATGTCGCCAAAACGACACCAAAACTATTAACCAAGCCGTTGATGTGGTGCTAAATATTCTGAATTTTGCTTGGGATAGCGAGTACGGCGGGTTGTATTACTTTATGGATGCAGATGGTCATCCCCCACAAGAATTGGAATGGGATCAAAAGCTGTGGTGGGTTCACCTAGAATCTTTGGTTGCATTAGCGATGGGCTATCGCTTGAGTGGGCGTGAAGAGTGTTGGGAATGGTATGAAAAGATGCACGATTACACTTGGTCACACTTTGCTGATTCAGAATACGGTGAGTGGTTTGGCTATCTCAATCGCCGTGGAGAAGTATTGTTGAACCTTAAAGGTGGCAAATGGAAAGGATGTTTTCACGTACCGCGTGCATTGTATCTTTGTTGGCAGCAATTTGAGTCATTGCAACGCCTGCGGCAGTAA
- a CDS encoding helix-turn-helix domain-containing protein, with protein sequence MTEEISIQRSSGNVFADLGLANPDELLVKAELARQISEIIAKQEMNQVEAAALLGVDQPNISALIRGKLSGFSTERLFRFLNVLGCDVEIVVKLKPKSQTQAQTKVSSYVLEN encoded by the coding sequence ATGACTGAAGAAATCAGTATACAAAGAAGTAGCGGCAATGTGTTTGCAGATTTAGGTTTAGCGAACCCTGATGAACTACTTGTCAAAGCAGAACTTGCACGTCAAATCAGTGAAATCATCGCTAAACAGGAGATGAATCAAGTTGAAGCGGCCGCACTATTGGGAGTCGATCAACCTAATATTTCTGCTTTAATAAGGGGAAAACTATCAGGTTTTTCAACAGAACGACTGTTCCGATTTCTAAATGTTTTAGGTTGTGATGTGGAAATAGTGGTGAAGTTGAAACCAAAATCTCAAACACAGGCTCAAACAAAAGTTAGTAGTTATGTATTAGAAAACTGA
- a CDS encoding ATP-binding protein produces the protein MAKLKISKKISTALINSLGAGVVPRVGVEYIAVGREKELKSLLQNLDDIAEGVAAFRFIIGNYGSGKSFLLQLIRNHALEQGFVVADADLSPERRLAGSNHEGVATYRELMSHLATKTRPDGGALVSILEGWINKIQQEVVKETEMRPNDDGFDDQVESKIREVVQYIEDLVHGFDFGSVIIAYWRGYRMDDDNLKNAAMRWLRGEFTTKVEAKAALGVRVIIDDDSWYDYIKLFAKFVAEIGYKGLLILVDEAVHLYQISTTVTREKNYNRLLAMFNDTMQCKAEHLGIVVGGTTKFLEDPKRGLFADQAWQRRTKESRFVAQANVQEHLGPVIRLNPLSEAEILTLLQRLAEIHALNFGYEQTLKNSELKEFVQEIINRLGAEALLTPGEIVRDFMSVLNILHQNPGIVFGELIHGSKFKPTGVGKDADVYEDGAAEFSL, from the coding sequence ATGGCAAAGCTCAAAATCTCGAAAAAAATCTCCACTGCTTTAATTAATTCTCTTGGTGCGGGAGTAGTACCAAGAGTGGGAGTTGAATATATAGCAGTAGGGCGAGAAAAAGAACTCAAAAGCCTATTACAAAATCTCGATGATATTGCAGAAGGTGTAGCAGCATTTCGCTTCATAATTGGTAACTACGGTTCTGGTAAAAGTTTTTTATTACAACTAATTCGCAACCATGCTCTGGAGCAAGGTTTTGTAGTAGCTGATGCTGATTTATCCCCTGAACGTCGATTAGCTGGAAGCAACCATGAAGGTGTAGCGACTTATCGAGAATTAATGAGCCACCTAGCTACAAAAACTCGTCCTGATGGTGGTGCTTTAGTCTCAATTTTAGAAGGGTGGATTAATAAAATTCAACAAGAAGTTGTTAAAGAAACTGAAATGCGTCCGAATGACGATGGTTTTGATGACCAAGTTGAATCGAAAATTAGGGAAGTAGTTCAGTATATTGAAGATTTAGTTCACGGTTTCGATTTTGGTAGCGTGATTATTGCTTATTGGCGTGGCTACCGAATGGATGATGATAATTTAAAAAATGCGGCGATGCGCTGGTTGAGGGGAGAATTTACTACTAAAGTTGAGGCGAAAGCAGCTTTAGGAGTGCGGGTAATTATTGATGATGATAGTTGGTATGACTATATAAAACTGTTTGCTAAATTTGTCGCTGAGATTGGCTATAAAGGACTGTTAATTTTAGTTGATGAAGCTGTTCATTTATATCAAATATCTACCACAGTCACGCGGGAAAAAAATTATAATCGACTTCTGGCAATGTTTAACGATACTATGCAGTGCAAAGCAGAACATCTTGGCATTGTCGTTGGTGGAACAACGAAGTTTTTAGAAGACCCTAAACGAGGACTTTTTGCAGACCAAGCTTGGCAAAGACGGACAAAAGAAAGTCGTTTTGTTGCACAAGCTAATGTTCAGGAACATTTAGGGCCAGTGATTCGCCTAAATCCGTTGAGTGAAGCAGAAATATTGACCCTTTTGCAACGTTTAGCTGAGATTCATGCACTCAATTTTGGGTATGAACAGACTTTGAAAAATAGTGAGTTGAAAGAGTTTGTGCAAGAAATTATTAATCGCTTAGGTGCAGAAGCATTACTTACACCAGGGGAAATTGTGCGAGATTTTATGAGTGTGCTGAATATTCTTCACCAAAATCCAGGAATTGTGTTTGGTGAATTAATTCATGGCTCTAAATTTAAACCTACTGGTGTGGGTAAGGATGCAGATGTGTATGAGGATGGCGCAGCCGAATTTAGTTTGTGA
- a CDS encoding tellurite resistance TerB C-terminal domain-containing protein, protein MQSVTISNRFILGIVAFSVSFGLSLVPNWDFNKAFLTGLITAVTIYGAALFVDKRRRNYEIFILGSIRKRIKEMEELKARVVREINQIEEHHNLLYAESQQLQSQVTESRNQRDSLHRELRTFAGQKKQLETEINSLQTEINNLQKNQTELNNAFSVLTTEKRRLESNCNVSRSEITHLQSQISELHQEKQEIESNLTLLGRLKPQLEEKLYELRIAIQELEVETTKKNQLLVATKAETENIQAILDSSQTQLAEQKAEFQQLQGQVSLLQEERDSLQNQVWELLQQIETFNPEHLSDNSNEDDNELFPFSEIMETTAIIKTSEADTSDNLPEEWTNFLENLPGYELQVLKAIVEQDNPNAAIKKIAEANITMPNLLIDSINERANDTIGELIIDSNSESPEVYPEYMTHVKKMIAMYEDLMARHASSN, encoded by the coding sequence ATGCAATCAGTAACGATCAGCAATCGATTTATACTAGGGATAGTTGCCTTTAGTGTGAGTTTTGGTCTTAGCCTCGTCCCCAACTGGGATTTTAATAAAGCCTTTCTCACAGGTTTAATTACTGCCGTTACTATCTATGGAGCAGCATTATTCGTAGATAAGCGACGCAGAAATTATGAAATATTTATTTTAGGTTCTATCCGCAAGCGAATTAAAGAAATGGAGGAATTGAAAGCTCGTGTCGTCAGAGAAATAAATCAAATAGAAGAACATCATAATTTATTATATGCAGAGTCACAACAACTGCAAAGTCAAGTAACAGAAAGCCGTAACCAAAGGGATAGTTTACATCGAGAACTAAGAACATTTGCCGGACAAAAAAAACAGTTAGAAACTGAAATCAATAGCCTGCAAACTGAAATTAATAACTTGCAGAAAAATCAAACAGAATTGAACAATGCTTTTTCTGTCCTCACAACAGAAAAGCGCCGTCTAGAGTCTAATTGTAATGTATCTCGTAGTGAAATCACCCATTTGCAAAGTCAAATTTCCGAACTCCACCAAGAGAAACAAGAAATTGAAAGCAATTTAACTCTTTTAGGCAGACTTAAACCCCAATTAGAAGAAAAATTATACGAACTGCGAATTGCAATTCAAGAGTTAGAAGTTGAGACAACCAAAAAAAATCAATTGCTGGTAGCGACAAAAGCCGAAACAGAAAATATCCAAGCTATCCTGGATTCTTCACAAACCCAACTAGCAGAACAAAAAGCCGAATTCCAGCAATTGCAAGGGCAAGTTTCACTATTGCAAGAAGAACGAGATTCATTACAAAATCAAGTATGGGAATTACTTCAACAAATAGAAACATTCAATCCAGAACATTTGTCTGATAATTCCAATGAAGATGATAATGAATTGTTTCCATTTTCTGAGATAATGGAAACTACAGCAATCATCAAAACTTCGGAAGCTGATACATCGGATAATTTACCTGAAGAATGGACTAATTTCTTAGAAAATCTTCCAGGATACGAACTACAAGTATTAAAAGCTATAGTCGAACAAGATAATCCTAATGCTGCTATTAAAAAAATTGCTGAAGCAAACATTACTATGCCAAATCTATTAATAGATTCTATAAATGAACGAGCAAATGATACTATTGGTGAATTAATAATTGATTCAAATTCGGAAAGTCCAGAAGTTTACCCTGAATATATGACGCATGTAAAAAAAATGATTGCAATGTATGAAGACCTGATGGCTAGACATGCTTCGTCAAATTAA